The following coding sequences are from one Triticum aestivum cultivar Chinese Spring chromosome 5A, IWGSC CS RefSeq v2.1, whole genome shotgun sequence window:
- the LOC123106082 gene encoding uncharacterized protein codes for MKDVIRGVCGGDSAARRGSGGGCPAVVPRAGRMDDARRGVYGGDGFCQSGAGEDRKSRRQGEYAMHSAAFILHLLLKRALASGAGGGAVVLALAHPYSHHDRVLRKMVSAPAAHPHFLGNRAIHADHAAAVTLFGHPRGRLSLAIYEDMRAPPAFLIELPMLAAGLHRGDGHGTLKLVLESDTRSARRPLLSNDEWHVLRLLRGVSTSAGVPPPPPADGSNFPDGVILPCLIRIEEC; via the coding sequence ATGAAGGACGTTATACGGGGCGTGTGCGGCGGAGACAgcgcggcgaggcgaggcagtggcggtGGTTGTCCGGCTGTCGTGCCTCGCGCGGGGAGGATGGACGACGCTCGCCGGGGCGTGTACGGCGGAGACGGCTTCTGCCAAAGTGGAGCAGGAGAGGACCGGAAGTCAAGGAGGCAGGGTGAGTACGCTATGCACAGCGCCGCcttcatcctccacctccttctaaAGCGCGCGCTCGCCTCGGGCGCTGGCGGTGGCGCGGTGGTGCTCGCCCTCGCGCACCCGTACTCGCACCACGACCGCGTCCTCCGCAAGATGGTAAGCGCCCCGGCCGCTCACCCGCATTTCCTCGGCAACAGGGCCATCCATGCGGACCACGCGGCGGCGGTGACGCTCTTCGGGCACCCCCGCGGCCGGCTGAGCCTGGCCATCTATGAGGACATGCGGGCGCCACCGGCGTTCCTCATCGAGCTGCCCATGCTGGCGGCCGGGCTGCATAGGGGGGATGGCCACGGGACCTTGAAGCTGGTGCTGGAGAGCGACACCCGCAGCGCGCGGCGACCACTCCTGTCCAACGACGAGTGGCACGTGCTGCGGCTGCTGCGCGGCGTCTCCACGAGCGCCggggtgccgccgccgccgcctgctgacGGCTCCAATTTCCCCGACGGCGTCATACTCCCGTGTCTGATTAGGATTGAAGAGTGCTGA
- the LOC123106083 gene encoding uncharacterized protein, which translates to MAPRLPRSHERLNLHSMMWICTRRPPPSMAPPLLGHGVVPSPFWISPCDTNACPPPPPWPCSDHAAIDATVENLPQLEQFTGVMEEALSSCIANMRNIIRARSSDSLDVHPGQE; encoded by the exons ATGGCTCCCCGCCTTCCAAGGTCACACGAGCGCCTCAACCTGCACTCTATGATGTGGATCTGTACCCGCCGGCCACCACCATCCATGGCTCCTCCGCTACTGGGACACGGCGTCGTCCCATCTCCGTTCTGGATATCACCATGCGACACCAACGcttgtcctcctcctccaccatggCCCTGCTCAGACCACGCCGCCATCGATGCCACCGTTGAGAATCTACCCCAACTCGAGCAGTTCACCGGCGTCATGGAG GAAGCGCTAAGCAGCTGCATTGCAAATATGAGGAACATCATCCGTGCAAGAAGTTCAGATTCACTCGACG TTCATCCAGGTCAGGAGTAG